A single window of Fischerella sp. PCC 9605 DNA harbors:
- a CDS encoding serine/threonine-protein kinase — protein MEIYCTRPGCPRPLNHFSDLDDHSTLRTVQQKYCTACGMPLILVGRYLPIKLLGQGGFGAAFLARDRYTPGMRRCVVKQFQPAGNLTTTQLQLAQDLFEREAVVLEEIGSQHEQIPDLFAFFPVIVPSFLHRGQQDQFFYLVQEYIDGQNLEEELDQKGKFSEQEVLEVLRAILPVLQFVHNKNIIHRDIKPSNIMRHRNGKLYLLDFGAVKQVANAPSGVGSSSTGIYSLGFAPPEQMSGGRVFPPTDLYALAVTAVMLLTGEKDATELFDAYSNQWKWHERVSISPKLANILDKMLLPAANQRFQSAQEVLEALDSPPRPITPTQVHPHQPKQLPQPHAIQTQPPQQRSVSRTPRVAPLSTFELLIGAGFSGFEGGLIAIALFSLLNSSRITFAATAVILAILIFGQKQRWIEKIEMLVIAVATFGAISYFPLLRAGLSIEQVAIITVGAGLVAIAATALFRLIYKLLSLLFSR, from the coding sequence ATGGAAATTTACTGCACTCGTCCTGGCTGTCCCCGCCCACTCAATCATTTTTCGGATTTAGACGACCATTCCACACTAAGAACAGTCCAGCAAAAATACTGCACTGCTTGTGGAATGCCGTTGATTTTGGTTGGGCGCTATTTGCCGATCAAGCTGCTGGGACAAGGTGGTTTTGGAGCAGCATTTTTAGCACGCGATCGCTATACTCCTGGAATGCGTCGGTGCGTGGTTAAACAATTCCAGCCTGCGGGCAATTTAACCACCACTCAACTGCAACTAGCACAAGATCTGTTTGAGAGAGAAGCTGTAGTTTTAGAAGAGATAGGTAGTCAACACGAGCAAATTCCCGATCTATTTGCTTTCTTCCCGGTGATAGTTCCTAGCTTCTTGCATCGGGGACAGCAAGACCAATTTTTTTATCTCGTCCAAGAATATATTGATGGACAAAACCTAGAAGAGGAATTAGACCAAAAAGGCAAATTCTCAGAACAAGAAGTATTAGAAGTTCTGCGAGCAATTCTTCCGGTATTGCAGTTTGTCCACAACAAAAACATTATTCACAGAGATATCAAACCCTCCAACATCATGCGCCATCGGAACGGCAAACTTTACTTGCTGGATTTTGGCGCAGTTAAGCAAGTTGCTAATGCACCCTCTGGGGTAGGTAGTTCTTCTACTGGCATTTATTCTTTGGGATTCGCACCACCTGAGCAAATGTCTGGGGGACGAGTATTTCCACCCACAGACTTATATGCTTTGGCTGTTACTGCTGTGATGTTATTAACGGGTGAAAAAGATGCCACTGAGCTATTTGATGCTTATAGTAACCAGTGGAAATGGCACGAGCGTGTTTCCATCAGTCCCAAGCTGGCTAATATTCTTGACAAGATGCTTCTACCTGCTGCAAATCAACGCTTTCAGTCAGCCCAAGAGGTTTTGGAAGCCCTCGATTCACCTCCACGGCCGATAACTCCTACACAAGTCCATCCCCACCAACCCAAGCAATTACCGCAACCACACGCCATACAAACTCAACCTCCACAGCAGCGGTCAGTGTCTCGAACTCCGCGTGTAGCACCATTGTCTACTTTTGAATTGTTAATAGGAGCTGGATTTAGTGGTTTTGAGGGTGGATTAATCGCGATCGCCCTGTTTAGTTTGCTTAATTCTTCAAGAATTACTTTCGCTGCTACTGCTGTGATTTTAGCAATATTGATTTTTGGTCAAAAGCAACGGTGGATTGAAAAAATAGAAATGCTGGTGATAGCAGTAGCTACCTTTGGGGCTATTTCGTATTTTCCCTTGTTGCGGGCAGGTCTGAGCATCGAGCAAGTGGCGATTATAACTGTTGGGGCTGGGTTAGTGGCGATCGCTGCGACAGCACTATTTCGTTTGATTTATAAATTATTATCTCTTCTTTTTTCACGATAA